TGATGCAGATGATGATGGCGCTGAGGTGGCCGTAGTCGTACATGCGCATGGCCGTGGTCAGTTCGAGTCCGATGCCTCCGGCGCCGACGAGTCCGAGGATGGTCGCGCCGCGCACGTTCCCCTCGAACAGCAGCAGCGTGTAGGAGGTGAGCAGGGGCGCGGCCTGCGGCAGGACGCCGTACTGGATGACCTGCCGCTTCGAGGCGCCGACCGCTTCCATGGCGACCACCGGTCCGCGGTCGACCTGCTCCATCGCCTCGGCGAAGATCTTGCCGATCGACCCGATGGAACCGAGCGTCATGGCCAGGATTCCCGCGAACGGACCCAGCCCGACAGCCGAGACGAACATGAGCGCGAACACCAGGTCGGGGACCGAGCGGATGATGTTCATCACCCAGCGTGTGGGGTAGTACAGCCACCTGGGCGCGAGGGTCGACGTGGCTCCGAACGCGATGATCAGCGAGAGGACCGCACCGAGGACCGTGCCGACCACGGCCATCTGGAACGTCTCCAGCAGGAGGGCGAGGATGGTGCCGATCTTCGAGAAGTCAGGCGGGAACAGGCGCGACAGGAACTCGCCCATGTTGACCGCGCCCTCACCGAGTTTCACGAAGTTGAACTGGGCGCCGTTGAACGACCAGATCAGCAGCAGGACGGCGACCGGCAGCCCGATCAGGAAGCGGGCGCGCGGCACCCGGAACGCCGCTTCGAGGCGGGCGCGCTCCGCCGGGTCGAGGTGCGGACGGTCGGTCCGGTCGGTGCGGTCGGTGCGGTCGGTGCGGTCGGTGCGGGGTGTACCGGGTGTGCGGGGCTCAGTGGTCGTCGTCATCGCCGTGCTCCTCGTCGTCGTACAGGGCTTCCAACGCCGCGGCATCCAGCCCCGAGGTCGCCCCGGACACGAGCATCTCGCCGTGGCGCAGTCCCACGATCCGGTCGCTGTGCGCGAGGGCGAGGGGCAGCACGTGCAGGCTGACCAGCACCGGGATGCCGTCCTGCGTCGCGATCTCCCGCAGCAGGTCGAGCACCGAGCCGGCGAGCCGGGGGTCGAGCGAGGCGACCGGTTCATCGGCCAGGATCACCGTGGGCTGCTGCATGAGCGCTCGGGCGATCGCGACGCGCTGCTGTTGCCCGCCCGAGAGCGAGCGCGCGGGAGCGGATGCCTTGTGGGCGATGCCGACCCGATCGAGGAGTTCGAGCGCCCGTCGGCGATGGGCCCCGGTGAAACCGCCGGCGAGGTTGATCGGTCCCGCGCCGTGCAGTGCCCCCGTGAGCACGTTCGTCATCACGCTGAGCCGCGGGATCAGGTTGAACTGCTGGAACACCTGGCCGACCCCCGAGCGGAGGGTGCGCAGTTCGCCGCGACCGAGGTTCGTGACGTCATGGCCCGCGACCCGCACTGTGCCGGCCGAAATCGGGGCGAACCCGGTGAGGCTGCGCATGAGTGTCGACTTGCCCGAACCCGACGCACCGAGCAGGGCGACCATCTCGCCGGGGAACAGGTCGAGGTCGACTCCGCGGAGCACCGTCGTCGTGTCATACGCGACTCGCAGGCCGCGCACCGTGACGACGGGCCCTTCGGCGCGGGCGTCGGTGCCGAAACGCAGATCAGTTGCGCGCGCCTGGGCGTGTCGATCCGCAACACGCCCGTCGGCGGCGGAACCCTCTCCGTGTGTGCCGCGCACCCGCGCGGCCGGGGCGGCCACCGTCACTTCAGGTCCTCGAGCTCGACACCCGCAACCGCGGCGATCTCGGCGAACGAGGTGAAGGCGGAGGCCTTCGGGTCGACGGTCTGCGGGGCGGCGGCGAAAGCCCCGTACGCGCCCAGACGCTCGGCGTTGGCGGGCGAGAACACCTCGGCGATGCCGTCCTGGATGACCTTGCGCGTCTCGGCGTCCAGGGACGGACGACCCAGAACGGCTCCCTGGATGTCCATCGCAGGGCTCTCGCCGACCGCGCGCCACTCGCCATCCGCGAAGGGGAACATCGGCGCACCGAGTTCGGTGAGCATGATGGCGGTGCACGCGGCATCCACCTGCCCCTGCTCGAGTGCGGCGAAGCTGCCCTCATGTCCGCCCGCGAAGATCGCCTCGTAGTCGGTGCCCTGCTCGAGTCCCGCTTCGTGCAGCATGTACACGGGCATGAAGTAGCCGGAGCTGGAGGCCTGGTCGGCGAAGGCGACGGTCGCACCCTCGAGATCCTCGACGGTCTGGATGGGCGAGTCCTCCCGCACCACGCAGGTCGAGACCGGCTTGCCGTCGCCCTCGAACGCGACCAGCGCATCCACCTCACCCGTGTTCACGGCGAGTGCGGACGGGAAACCGCTCATGATGCCGATGTCGACGTGGTCGGCGCGGATGGCCTCGACGACGCTGAGGTAGTCGGGCACATCGGTGATCTCGACCGTGCGACCGGTGGCCTCTTCCAGCAGCTCGGCGAACACCTCGATCGGGTTCTCGGCGGTGGGGTCGTCTCCGACCGGGATCGTGGCGATCGTGAGAGGGGCGTCGGGATCGGCGGGTGCGGCCTCGGCGGTCGAGCCCTGGCAGGCGGTGAGGGTGAGGGCGGCCACGCCCAGGAGGCCGACGACGGGCAGGGTGAAGCGGCGCATGATGACCTTTCGGGAGGGAGATGCCTCGGAATTCCGAGAACATCGGTATTCCAACTCCCGAAGGTGACGGGCAATTACGAGACCGCCGTACTCCGAAAGGAACGATTCGTGAACGGCTGGTGTCGGCCGGTCGGCGTGCAGCGATCCGCTCAGACGGTGGCGACGGCCTCCGCGATCGCCGCACCCAAGTCCGTCGTCGTGGCCGTGCCGCCGAGGTCCGGCGTGAACGGCGCCGCATCCGCGCCACGAGCCAGCACGTCTTCGATCCCGGCGAGCACGGCGGCTCCGGCCTCCGGATATCCGAGGTGGTCGAGCATCATCGCGCCGCACCAGATCTGGCCGATCGGGTTGGCGATGCCCTGGCCCGCGATGTCGGGCGCGGAGCCGTGCACCGGTTCGAAGAGGCTGGGGAAGACCCCTTCGGGGTTGATGTTGGCGCTCGGGGCGATGCCGATCGTGCCGGTGCAGGCGGGTCCGAGGTCGGACAGGATGTCGCCGAAGAGGTTGCTGGCCACGACCACGTCGAACCAGTCGGGGTGCAGCACGAAGTTCGCGGTGAGGATGTCGATGTGGAACTGGTCGCGGCGCACGTCGGGGTAGTCGGCACCCACCGCGGCCACCCGCTCGTCCCAGTACGGCATCGAGATCGAGATGCCGTTGCTCTTGGTCGCCGAGGTCAGGTGCTTCGCCTCGCGGCGCTGCGCCAGGTCGTACGCGTAGCGCAGCACCCGGTCGACGCCGGTGCGGGTCATCACGGTCTCCTGCAGCACGAACTCACGGTCGGCGCCCTCGAACATGCGTCCGCCGATCGAGGAGTACTCGCCCTCGGTGTTCTCGCGCACGACGTAGAAGTCGATGTCTCCGGGGGCGCGTCCGGCGAGCGGGGAGACCACCCCGGGCATGAGCCGGACCGGGCGCAGGTTCACGTACTGGTCGAACGCCCGGCGGAACTGGATCAGGCTCCCCCACAGGGACACATGGTCGGGCACCACATCGGGCCAGCCGACCGCGCCGAAGAAGATCGCGTCGAATTCGCGCAGAGTCTCGAACCAGTCGTCCGGCAGCATCTGCCCGTGCTGTTGCCAGTACGCGGCACTCGCGAAGTCGAACTCCTCGAACTCGAGGGCGATGTCGAAGCGGGCGGCCGCGGTTCGCAGCACCCGCAGCCCCTCGGGCATGACCTCGGGGCCGATGCCGTCTCCGGCGATCACGGCGATGCGGTGCGTGGTCGTCATGGGTGGTTCCTTCCGGGACATCCCCTCTGCTCCGGTCGCGATATGTCACCTGATTCGGTCTTTTCGGGTGACATATCGCGACCGGAACACACGGGGGTGGAGATGAGAGGTGGGGGCGGGGTCAGAGGACGTCGCGCTCGGCGGGGTGGTGGCAGGCGACGCGATGCGTGCTGCCGGGGGCGACGAGTGCGGGCTCCACGAGCGGCGGCACGACCTCGGCGCAGATCTCGGTGGCCTTCCAGCAGCGGGTGCGGAAGCGGCATCCGCTCGGCGGCGACACCGGGCTCGGCACGTCACCGGTGAGCACGATGCGCTCGCGTGCCCGCTCGGCTCGGGGATCGGGCACCGGGATGGCCGACAGCAGCGCCTGCGTGTACGGATGCAGCGGCCGCTCGTACAGCTCGTCGACGGGTCCTTCCTCGACGAGTCGGCCGAGGTACATGACCCCGACCCGGTCGCTCAGGTGCCGCACCACGGAGAGGTCGTGCGCGATGAAGAGGTACGTGAGCCCGAGGTCGCGCTGCAGATCGTCGAGCAGGTTGAGCACGCCCGCCTGCACGCTGACGTCGAGCGCACTGACCGGCTCGTCGAGCACGATCACCTCGGGTTCCACGGCGAGCGCCCTGGCGATGCCGATCCGCTGCCGCTGTCCGCCCGAGAACTCATGGGGGAAGCGGTCGGCGTGCGCGGGATCGAGCCCGACCTGCGCGAGGAGTTCTTCGACGCGGCGGTCGTGGTCCCCACGGTGCAGCCCGTGGATCACGAGCGGTTCGGTGAGGGTCGCCCGCACCGACTTGCGCGGGTTCAGCGAGGCGTACGGGTCTTGGAACACGAACTGCACGCGGCGACGCAGGGCCCGCAGGCGCGTCCCCTCGACCCGGGTGATGTCGTCCTCGCCGAGACGGATCGACCCGCCGTCGCTGGACTGCAGACGGGCGACGCTGCGTCCGAGGGAAGACTTGCCGCATCCGGACTCGCCCACGAGCCCGAAGGTCTGCCCGCCCTCGATCGACAGACTCACCTCCGACACGGCCTGCACCACGTCACGGGTCCGACCGAACAGGCCACCGCCGACGCGGTACTCCTTGACGAGGTCCTGCACGGTGAGGCCCGCGCTGCGGACCGGGACGCTGAGGGGCGCGCTCATGAGACGATCTCCTTCTGCCACTCGCCGACCCGCACGCAGGCGGCCGTGTGCTCTTCACCGACCGCGACCGGTTCAGGAACGGCCACGTCGCAGAGGCCGACCACCGCGTGGGCGCACCGCGGCGCGAAGCGGCATCCGGCGGGCCAGGCCGTCGCCACGGGGGGCTGCCCGGCGATCTGATACAGCCGTTCGTCCCGCGACGCCCGCCGGTCGATGCGCGGCAGCGAGGCGAGCAGTCCCGCGGTGTACGGGTGTGCGGTCTCGTAGAACAGCGGGTCGACGTCGGCCGTCTCGACCAGCCCGCCCGCGTACATCACGAGCACGCGGTCGGCGGTGCCGGCGACGACCCCGAGGTCGTGCGTGATGAGCAGCACCGTGGTGCCGGTCCGGCGCTGGACCTCGCGCAGCACCTCGAGCACCTGCGCCTGCACCGTCACATCGAGCGCGGTCGTGGGCTCGTCGGCGATCAGCAGGTCGGGTTCGTTCGCGATGCTCATCGCGATCATGACGCGCTGCCGCATGCCTCCGGAGAACTCGTGCGGATAGCGGTCGACGCGCAGGTCGGGCGAGGGGATGCCGACCAGGTCGAGCAGCTCGACCGCCCTGGTCCTGCGCTCGGCCGCCGTCGACTCCGGCCGGTGCACGCGCACGGCCTCGATCAGCTGGTCCCCGACGCGCATGACGGGGTTGAGCGCGGTCAGGGCGTCCTGGAACACGATCGCGATGTCGTTGCCGCGGATCTCCCTGAGCTCCTCATCCGAGAGCCCGACGAGCTCCTGTCCGCGGAAACGGATCGACCCGGTGACGACGGCCTTCTTCG
Above is a window of Microbacterium aurugineum DNA encoding:
- the phnD gene encoding phosphate/phosphite/phosphonate ABC transporter substrate-binding protein, encoding MRRFTLPVVGLLGVAALTLTACQGSTAEAAPADPDAPLTIATIPVGDDPTAENPIEVFAELLEEATGRTVEITDVPDYLSVVEAIRADHVDIGIMSGFPSALAVNTGEVDALVAFEGDGKPVSTCVVREDSPIQTVEDLEGATVAFADQASSSGYFMPVYMLHEAGLEQGTDYEAIFAGGHEGSFAALEQGQVDAACTAIMLTELGAPMFPFADGEWRAVGESPAMDIQGAVLGRPSLDAETRKVIQDGIAEVFSPANAERLGAYGAFAAAPQTVDPKASAFTSFAEIAAVAGVELEDLK
- a CDS encoding ABC transporter ATP-binding protein; amino-acid sequence: MSGREVLLAVEDVSISFPTDAGLAKAVEGVSFVLHEGETVGIVGESGSGKSMTAMAIMGLLPKKAVVTGSIRFRGQELVGLSDEELREIRGNDIAIVFQDALTALNPVMRVGDQLIEAVRVHRPESTAAERRTRAVELLDLVGIPSPDLRVDRYPHEFSGGMRQRVMIAMSIANEPDLLIADEPTTALDVTVQAQVLEVLREVQRRTGTTVLLITHDLGVVAGTADRVLVMYAGGLVETADVDPLFYETAHPYTAGLLASLPRIDRRASRDERLYQIAGQPPVATAWPAGCRFAPRCAHAVVGLCDVAVPEPVAVGEEHTAACVRVGEWQKEIVS
- a CDS encoding tartrate dehydrogenase; this translates as MTTTHRIAVIAGDGIGPEVMPEGLRVLRTAAARFDIALEFEEFDFASAAYWQQHGQMLPDDWFETLREFDAIFFGAVGWPDVVPDHVSLWGSLIQFRRAFDQYVNLRPVRLMPGVVSPLAGRAPGDIDFYVVRENTEGEYSSIGGRMFEGADREFVLQETVMTRTGVDRVLRYAYDLAQRREAKHLTSATKSNGISISMPYWDERVAAVGADYPDVRRDQFHIDILTANFVLHPDWFDVVVASNLFGDILSDLGPACTGTIGIAPSANINPEGVFPSLFEPVHGSAPDIAGQGIANPIGQIWCGAMMLDHLGYPEAGAAVLAGIEDVLARGADAAPFTPDLGGTATTTDLGAAIAEAVATV
- the phnE gene encoding phosphonate ABC transporter, permease protein PhnE, yielding MTTTTEPRTPGTPRTDRTDRTDRTDRTDRPHLDPAERARLEAAFRVPRARFLIGLPVAVLLLIWSFNGAQFNFVKLGEGAVNMGEFLSRLFPPDFSKIGTILALLLETFQMAVVGTVLGAVLSLIIAFGATSTLAPRWLYYPTRWVMNIIRSVPDLVFALMFVSAVGLGPFAGILAMTLGSIGSIGKIFAEAMEQVDRGPVVAMEAVGASKRQVIQYGVLPQAAPLLTSYTLLLFEGNVRGATILGLVGAGGIGLELTTAMRMYDYGHLSAIIICIIVLVTVIDQGSALIRRRIT
- a CDS encoding ABC transporter ATP-binding protein — its product is MSAPLSVPVRSAGLTVQDLVKEYRVGGGLFGRTRDVVQAVSEVSLSIEGGQTFGLVGESGCGKSSLGRSVARLQSSDGGSIRLGEDDITRVEGTRLRALRRRVQFVFQDPYASLNPRKSVRATLTEPLVIHGLHRGDHDRRVEELLAQVGLDPAHADRFPHEFSGGQRQRIGIARALAVEPEVIVLDEPVSALDVSVQAGVLNLLDDLQRDLGLTYLFIAHDLSVVRHLSDRVGVMYLGRLVEEGPVDELYERPLHPYTQALLSAIPVPDPRAERARERIVLTGDVPSPVSPPSGCRFRTRCWKATEICAEVVPPLVEPALVAPGSTHRVACHHPAERDVL
- a CDS encoding phosphonate ABC transporter ATP-binding protein, which produces MTVAAPAARVRGTHGEGSAADGRVADRHAQARATDLRFGTDARAEGPVVTVRGLRVAYDTTTVLRGVDLDLFPGEMVALLGASGSGKSTLMRSLTGFAPISAGTVRVAGHDVTNLGRGELRTLRSGVGQVFQQFNLIPRLSVMTNVLTGALHGAGPINLAGGFTGAHRRRALELLDRVGIAHKASAPARSLSGGQQQRVAIARALMQQPTVILADEPVASLDPRLAGSVLDLLREIATQDGIPVLVSLHVLPLALAHSDRIVGLRHGEMLVSGATSGLDAAALEALYDDEEHGDDDDH